One segment of Manihot esculenta cultivar AM560-2 chromosome 4, M.esculenta_v8, whole genome shotgun sequence DNA contains the following:
- the LOC110613686 gene encoding probable inactive receptor kinase At5g10020 isoform X3 codes for MPIIYLVLLLLLVNAFGQYDFEALLELKKGIEKDPSGEVLVSWDSKSLASDGCPQRWYGVVCIDGNVHSITLNDLGLIGNFSFPVLTGLKMLRNISILNNQLMGTISNVGSIQSLEYLDISCNLFHGFLPTTIVNLRNIVLLNLSSNNFQGMIPSGFGSLERLKYLDLRANNFSGDIMKLLSQLGSVVHVDLSNNQFSGSLDLGLGDDSFVSSIQYLNISHNSLVGKLFAHDGVPFFDSLEVFDATNNQLDGDIPPFQFVVSLQILRLGSNLLSGSLPEALFEDKSMVLSELDLSLNQLEGPLRSITSATLKKLNLSSNKLTGFLPATVGHCAIVDLSNNMLSGNVSRIQNWGNYVEDIQLSNNSLTGSLPNQTSQFLRLTSLKASNNSLNGELPIVLSTYSQLQVIDLSLNFLSGFLLPDLFTSTTLTHLNLSANNFTGSIPLQKVQSSTQNLSLMSLDLSYNSLDGIFPREVNKFHNLVLLNLSNNILKGPIPGDLPDQLKGFNVSYNNLSGVVPDNLRRFSDSAFHPGNPFLIFPNLQLSTEGATDMTLKKRRSHMKPSIKIFLIAGMVGTATVVAILCMLIYYWTRWQTHGRRSLKGDERHEGVSQEHSSLSHSTSINKNLDRSLSSFSFHQSLHPSSQLGSAYYPGDTSSALQKPTDHPESVRKNEGLSSPLSYFSSSNPSPSKSQLSSEHPGVLQVYSPEKLAGDLHLFDASLMFTAEELSHAPAEVIGRSCHGTLYKATLDSGVVLAVKWLKEGIAKGRKEFAREVKKLGNIRHPNLVSLQGYYWGPKDHEKMILYNYVNAQCLAFYLQDYQGIK; via the exons ATGCCTATAATTTATTTGGTGTTATTGTTGCTGCTGGTAAATGCTTTTGGACAATATGATTTTGAAGCACTCTTGGAGCTCAAGAAGGGCATTGAGAAAGACCCATCTGGGGAAGTTCTTGTTTCATGGGACTCCAAGTCCTTGGCATCTGATGGTTGCCCCCAGAGGTGGTATGGGGTTGTCTGCATTGATGGCAATGTACATTCCATTACTCTAAATGACTTAGGCCTTATTGGGAACTTTAGTTTCCCAGTTCTTACTGGCCTTAAAATGCTTCGAAACATATCAATTTTGAATAACCAATTGATGGGAACTATCTCAAATGTTGGTTCCATTCAGTCCCTTGAGTACTTGGATATTTCATGCAATTTGTTTCATGGGTTTCTACCCACCACCATTGTCAATTTAAGGAATATTGTGCTTTTGAATCTCTCTTCAAACAATTTTCAAGGCATGATTCCCTCTGGTTTTGGTAGTCTTGAGAGGTTGAAATATTTAGATTTGAGGGCTAATAACTTTTCTGGAGATATAATGAAACTGCTTTCCCAGTTGGGCAGTGTGGTTCATGTCGACCTAAGCAACAATCAGTTCTCTGGATCATTGGATTTGGGACTTGGAGATGACAGTTTTGTTTCATCAATTCAATATTTGAATATAAGCCATAATTCCTTGGTTGGAAAGCTCTTTGCTCATGATGGAGTTCCATTTTTTGACAGTTTAGAGGTCTTTGATGCTACTAATAATCAGCTAGATGGTGATATACCTCCATTTCAATTTGTTGTCTCTCTTCAGATTCTAAGGCTTGGAAGTAACCTGTTATCAGGGTCTCTACCAGAAGCTCTTTTTGAAGACAAATCAATGGTGTTGTCTGAACTGGATCTCAGCCTTAATCAACTTGAAG GTCCATTGAGAAGTATCACTTCTGCAACTCTCAAGAAGCTAAATTTATCTTCAAACAAATTGACTGGCTTCTTACCTGCCACTGTAGGACACTGTGCCATTGTAGATCtgagtaataatatgttatccGGAAATGTATCAAGAATTCAGAACTGGGGAAATTATGTAGAAGATATTCAGTTGAGTAATAATTCGTTGACAGGGAGTTTGCCAAACCAAACTTCTCAATTCTTGAGGTTGACTTCACTCAAGGCATCAAACAACTCATTGAATGGTGAACTTCCAATAGTTTTGAGCACGTATTCACAACTACAAGTGATTGATCTTAGCCTTAATTTTCTCAGTGGGTTCCTCCTTCCAGACCTCTTCACCTCGACAACATTGACTCATCTCAACCTTTCAGCCAACAATTTCACTGGCTCAATCCCTCTTCAGAAAGTACAAAGCTCCACCCAGAATTTGAGCTTGATGTCTCTTGATTTGTCATATAATTCCTTAGATGGCATTTTTCCCCGTGAAGTCAATAAATTCCATAACTTGGTACTTTTAAACCTATCCAACAACATACTCAAAGGCCCCATTCCAGGGGACCTTCCTGATCAGTTGAAAGGATTTAATGTGTCTTATAACAATCTCTCTGGTGTGGTACCTGATAATTTGAGGCGGTTTTCTGATTCAGCTTTCCATCCTGGAAATCCCTTCTTGATTTTTCCTAACTTACAGTTGTCAACTGAAGGTGCTACAGATATGACTTTAAAGAAACGTAGATCTCACATGAAaccttcaattaaaattttcttgatAGCTGGTATGGTTGGTACTGCAACTGTAGTAGCTATTTTGTGCATGCTTATTTACTACTGGACCCGTTGGCAGACTCATGGTAGGAGAAGTTTAAAAGGGGATGAAAGACATGAAGGTGTATCACAGGAGCATTCTTCCCTTTCTCATTCCACCTCAATTAACAAAAATTTGGACAGATCTTTATCATCATTTAGTTTTCACCAAAGTCTTCATCCATCATCACAGTTAGGTTCTGCATATTATCCTGGGGACACATCATCAGCTCTGCAGAAGCCTACTGATCATCCTGAATCAGTAAGAAAAAATGAAGGATTATCTTCTCCATTGTCATATTTTTcatcttcaaatccttcacctTCTAAAAGCCAACTTTCCTCAGAGCATCCAGGTGTCCTCCAAGTATATTCTCCAGAAAAATTGGCAGGAGATTTACACCTGTTTGATGCCTCCCTAATGTTCACAGCAGAAGAACTTTCACATGCTCCAGCAGAAGTTATTGGAAGGAGTTGCCATGGTACCCTATATAAAGCCACACTTGACTCTGGTGTTGTATTGGCTGTAAAATGGTTAAAAGAGGGAATAGCAAAAGGGAGGAAAGAATTTGCAAGGGAAGTAAAGAAACTTGGGAACATCAGACATCCCAATTTAGTTTCTCTTCAGGGTTACTATTGGGGACCAAAAGACCATGAGAAGATGATTTTATATAACTATGTTAATGCACAATGTTTGGCTTTCTACCTGCAAG
- the LOC110613686 gene encoding probable inactive receptor kinase At5g10020 isoform X2, giving the protein MPIIYLVLLLLLVNAFGQYDFEALLELKKGIEKDPSGEVLVSWDSKSLASDGCPQRWYGVVCIDGNVHSITLNDLGLIGNFSFPVLTGLKMLRNISILNNQLMGTISNVGSIQSLEYLDISCNLFHGFLPTTIVNLRNIVLLNLSSNNFQGMIPSGFGSLERLKYLDLRANNFSGDIMKLLSQLGSVVHVDLSNNQFSGSLDLGLGDDSFVSSIQYLNISHNSLVGKLFAHDGVPFFDSLEVFDATNNQLDGDIPPFQFVVSLQILRLGSNLLSGSLPEALFEDKSMVLSELDLSLNQLEGPLRSITSATLKKLNLSSNKLTGFLPATVGHCAIVDLSNNMLSGNVSRIQNWGNYVEDIQLSNNSLTGSLPNQTSQFLRLTSLKASNNSLNGELPIVLSTYSQLQVIDLSLNFLSGFLLPDLFTSTTLTHLNLSANNFTGSIPLQKVQSSTQNLSLMSLDLSYNSLDGIFPREVNKFHNLVLLNLSNNILKGPIPGDLPDQLKGFNVSYNNLSGVVPDNLRRFSDSAFHPGNPFLIFPNLQLSTEGATDMTLKKRRSHMKPSIKIFLIAGMVGTATVVAILCMLIYYWTRWQTHGRRSLKGDERHEGVSQEHSSLSHSTSINKNLDRSLSSFSFHQSLHPSSQLGSAYYPGDTSSALQKPTDHPESVRKNEGLSSPLSYFSSSNPSPSKSQLSSEHPGVLQVYSPEKLAGDLHLFDASLMFTAEELSHAPAEVIGRSCHGTLYKATLDSGVVLAVKWLKEGIAKGRKEFAREVKKLGNIRHPNLVSLQGYYWGPKDHEKMILYNYVNAQCLAFYLQGNLFIETVHTFCFSSAR; this is encoded by the exons ATGCCTATAATTTATTTGGTGTTATTGTTGCTGCTGGTAAATGCTTTTGGACAATATGATTTTGAAGCACTCTTGGAGCTCAAGAAGGGCATTGAGAAAGACCCATCTGGGGAAGTTCTTGTTTCATGGGACTCCAAGTCCTTGGCATCTGATGGTTGCCCCCAGAGGTGGTATGGGGTTGTCTGCATTGATGGCAATGTACATTCCATTACTCTAAATGACTTAGGCCTTATTGGGAACTTTAGTTTCCCAGTTCTTACTGGCCTTAAAATGCTTCGAAACATATCAATTTTGAATAACCAATTGATGGGAACTATCTCAAATGTTGGTTCCATTCAGTCCCTTGAGTACTTGGATATTTCATGCAATTTGTTTCATGGGTTTCTACCCACCACCATTGTCAATTTAAGGAATATTGTGCTTTTGAATCTCTCTTCAAACAATTTTCAAGGCATGATTCCCTCTGGTTTTGGTAGTCTTGAGAGGTTGAAATATTTAGATTTGAGGGCTAATAACTTTTCTGGAGATATAATGAAACTGCTTTCCCAGTTGGGCAGTGTGGTTCATGTCGACCTAAGCAACAATCAGTTCTCTGGATCATTGGATTTGGGACTTGGAGATGACAGTTTTGTTTCATCAATTCAATATTTGAATATAAGCCATAATTCCTTGGTTGGAAAGCTCTTTGCTCATGATGGAGTTCCATTTTTTGACAGTTTAGAGGTCTTTGATGCTACTAATAATCAGCTAGATGGTGATATACCTCCATTTCAATTTGTTGTCTCTCTTCAGATTCTAAGGCTTGGAAGTAACCTGTTATCAGGGTCTCTACCAGAAGCTCTTTTTGAAGACAAATCAATGGTGTTGTCTGAACTGGATCTCAGCCTTAATCAACTTGAAG GTCCATTGAGAAGTATCACTTCTGCAACTCTCAAGAAGCTAAATTTATCTTCAAACAAATTGACTGGCTTCTTACCTGCCACTGTAGGACACTGTGCCATTGTAGATCtgagtaataatatgttatccGGAAATGTATCAAGAATTCAGAACTGGGGAAATTATGTAGAAGATATTCAGTTGAGTAATAATTCGTTGACAGGGAGTTTGCCAAACCAAACTTCTCAATTCTTGAGGTTGACTTCACTCAAGGCATCAAACAACTCATTGAATGGTGAACTTCCAATAGTTTTGAGCACGTATTCACAACTACAAGTGATTGATCTTAGCCTTAATTTTCTCAGTGGGTTCCTCCTTCCAGACCTCTTCACCTCGACAACATTGACTCATCTCAACCTTTCAGCCAACAATTTCACTGGCTCAATCCCTCTTCAGAAAGTACAAAGCTCCACCCAGAATTTGAGCTTGATGTCTCTTGATTTGTCATATAATTCCTTAGATGGCATTTTTCCCCGTGAAGTCAATAAATTCCATAACTTGGTACTTTTAAACCTATCCAACAACATACTCAAAGGCCCCATTCCAGGGGACCTTCCTGATCAGTTGAAAGGATTTAATGTGTCTTATAACAATCTCTCTGGTGTGGTACCTGATAATTTGAGGCGGTTTTCTGATTCAGCTTTCCATCCTGGAAATCCCTTCTTGATTTTTCCTAACTTACAGTTGTCAACTGAAGGTGCTACAGATATGACTTTAAAGAAACGTAGATCTCACATGAAaccttcaattaaaattttcttgatAGCTGGTATGGTTGGTACTGCAACTGTAGTAGCTATTTTGTGCATGCTTATTTACTACTGGACCCGTTGGCAGACTCATGGTAGGAGAAGTTTAAAAGGGGATGAAAGACATGAAGGTGTATCACAGGAGCATTCTTCCCTTTCTCATTCCACCTCAATTAACAAAAATTTGGACAGATCTTTATCATCATTTAGTTTTCACCAAAGTCTTCATCCATCATCACAGTTAGGTTCTGCATATTATCCTGGGGACACATCATCAGCTCTGCAGAAGCCTACTGATCATCCTGAATCAGTAAGAAAAAATGAAGGATTATCTTCTCCATTGTCATATTTTTcatcttcaaatccttcacctTCTAAAAGCCAACTTTCCTCAGAGCATCCAGGTGTCCTCCAAGTATATTCTCCAGAAAAATTGGCAGGAGATTTACACCTGTTTGATGCCTCCCTAATGTTCACAGCAGAAGAACTTTCACATGCTCCAGCAGAAGTTATTGGAAGGAGTTGCCATGGTACCCTATATAAAGCCACACTTGACTCTGGTGTTGTATTGGCTGTAAAATGGTTAAAAGAGGGAATAGCAAAAGGGAGGAAAGAATTTGCAAGGGAAGTAAAGAAACTTGGGAACATCAGACATCCCAATTTAGTTTCTCTTCAGGGTTACTATTGGGGACCAAAAGACCATGAGAAGATGATTTTATATAACTATGTTAATGCACAATGTTTGGCTTTCTACCTGCAAG